Proteins from a genomic interval of Xanthomonas sp. AM6:
- a CDS encoding DMT family transporter, with the protein MSADATAAARRRPWLVFALTTVLLWGFWGALSPLSAAHGFPDTLVYCVWALTMLPPALYLLWRNGWQLERSPRAIGYGLTIGLLGAGGQMLLFHTLTIGPAYFVFPIISLSPVVTIALSFLLLRERTGWQGTLGIVLALLALPLLDLSFGRGSGGGLGWFLQSLLIMLAWGVQAYFMKLANDSVRAESIFAYMTLGALLLAPVALAMTDWRQPLNTGLDGPWMTAAIQLLNAVGAVTLVYAFRYGKAIVVAPLSNAGAPLVTAALALLFAGVVPGPLKAIGLVLALIASLLLVLEPERAPQPPSPP; encoded by the coding sequence ATGAGCGCGGACGCGACCGCCGCCGCGCGACGCCGGCCCTGGCTGGTCTTCGCCCTGACCACGGTGCTGCTGTGGGGGTTCTGGGGCGCGCTGTCGCCGCTGTCGGCGGCGCACGGCTTTCCCGACACGCTGGTGTACTGCGTGTGGGCGCTGACCATGCTGCCGCCGGCGCTGTACCTGCTGTGGCGCAACGGCTGGCAGCTGGAACGCTCGCCCAGGGCGATCGGCTACGGCCTGACCATCGGCCTGCTCGGCGCCGGCGGGCAGATGCTGCTGTTCCACACGCTGACCATCGGCCCGGCCTATTTCGTGTTCCCGATCATCTCGCTGTCGCCGGTGGTGACCATCGCGCTGTCGTTCCTGCTGCTGCGCGAGCGCACCGGCTGGCAGGGCACGCTGGGCATCGTGCTGGCGCTGCTCGCCCTGCCCCTGCTGGACCTGTCGTTCGGCCGCGGCAGCGGCGGCGGGCTGGGCTGGTTCCTGCAGTCGCTGCTGATCATGCTGGCCTGGGGCGTGCAGGCCTACTTCATGAAGCTGGCCAACGACAGCGTGCGCGCGGAAAGCATCTTCGCCTACATGACGCTCGGCGCCCTGCTGCTGGCGCCGGTGGCGCTGGCGATGACCGACTGGCGGCAACCGCTCAACACCGGCCTGGACGGGCCGTGGATGACCGCCGCGATCCAGCTGCTCAACGCGGTGGGCGCGGTGACCCTGGTCTATGCCTTCCGCTACGGCAAGGCCATCGTCGTGGCGCCGCTGAGCAACGCCGGCGCGCCGCTGGTCACCGCGGCGCTGGCGCTGCTGTTCGCCGGCGTCGTGCCGGGTCCGCTGAAGGCGATCGGCCTGGTGCTGGCGCTGATCGCCTCGCTGCTGCTGGTGCTCGAACCCGAGCGCGCGCCGCAACCGCCTTCTCCCCCCTGA
- a CDS encoding D-tagatose-bisphosphate aldolase, class II, non-catalytic subunit — MHALLDLIARHRQGHAIGVTSICSAHPLVVEAGLRHAQRSGQALVLFEATCNQVNQDGGYTGMRPADFVAFVHAIADRVGFERSRIALGGDHLGPNPWTALDAAAAMDKAEVMVAAYVAAGFRKIHLDCSMACSGDPEPLPEAEIVRRAVRLCRAAEDAWAQAGGEAPVYVIGTEVPVPGGATEAIDGLALTTPEAALATIEAHRSAFAQAGLGDAWNRVIASVVQPGVEFDHHAVIDYDSAKARALSQAVAGVPGMVFEAHSTDYQTRAALDALVRDHFAILKVGPGLTFALREALWALDAIEHEWIDAAQRANLRDVTVRRMQAAPGYWQRYYHGQGRGLAIDLQYSLSDRIRYYWPDAQIEQARVRLFDNLRADPPPLPLVGQYLPHALHAIRTGTATRDPQSLVMAHVSAVLDDYHHACHAHDPS; from the coding sequence ATGCACGCTCTGCTCGATCTGATCGCGCGGCATCGGCAAGGCCACGCCATCGGCGTGACCTCGATCTGCTCGGCCCATCCCCTCGTCGTCGAAGCCGGGCTGCGCCATGCGCAGCGCAGCGGCCAGGCGCTGGTGCTGTTCGAGGCGACCTGCAACCAGGTCAACCAGGACGGCGGCTACACCGGCATGCGCCCGGCCGACTTCGTCGCGTTCGTGCACGCCATCGCCGACCGGGTCGGCTTCGAGCGCAGCCGCATCGCGCTGGGCGGCGACCATCTCGGCCCCAATCCGTGGACGGCGCTGGACGCCGCCGCGGCGATGGACAAGGCCGAGGTGATGGTGGCCGCGTACGTCGCCGCCGGCTTCCGCAAGATCCACCTGGATTGCTCGATGGCCTGCAGCGGCGACCCCGAGCCGTTGCCCGAAGCGGAGATCGTGCGCCGCGCGGTGCGCCTGTGCCGCGCCGCCGAGGACGCCTGGGCGCAGGCGGGCGGCGAAGCGCCGGTGTACGTGATCGGCACCGAAGTGCCGGTGCCCGGCGGCGCCACCGAAGCGATCGACGGCCTGGCGCTGACCACGCCGGAGGCGGCGCTGGCCACCATCGAGGCGCACCGCAGCGCGTTCGCCCAGGCCGGGCTCGGCGATGCCTGGAACCGGGTCATCGCCTCGGTGGTGCAACCGGGCGTGGAATTCGACCATCACGCGGTCATCGACTACGACAGCGCCAAGGCGCGCGCGCTGAGCCAGGCGGTGGCCGGCGTGCCGGGCATGGTGTTCGAGGCGCACTCCACCGACTACCAGACGCGCGCCGCGCTGGACGCGCTGGTGCGCGACCACTTCGCCATCCTCAAGGTCGGTCCCGGGCTGACCTTCGCCCTGCGCGAGGCGCTGTGGGCGCTGGACGCGATCGAGCACGAATGGATCGACGCCGCGCAACGCGCGAACCTGCGCGACGTGACCGTGCGCCGCATGCAGGCCGCGCCCGGCTACTGGCAACGCTATTACCACGGCCAGGGCCGCGGCCTGGCCATCGACCTGCAGTACAGCCTCAGCGACCGCATCCGCTACTACTGGCCGGATGCGCAGATCGAGCAGGCGCGCGTGCGCCTGTTCGACAACCTGCGCGCCGACCCGCCGCCACTGCCGCTCGTCGGCCAGTATCTCCCCCACGCATTGCACGCCATCCGCACCGGGACCGCGACGCGCGATCCGCAGTCCCTGGTCATGGCCCACGTCAGTGCCGTTCTCGACGACTACCACCATGCATGCCATGCCCATGACCCCTCCTGA
- a CDS encoding SIS domain-containing protein, whose protein sequence is MTPPDALGIPESDLDASGALWTAREIAQQPRMLERTHALVAELHAQLQAFAAPIAGDPRARVILTGAGTSAYIGQCLAPLLDRVLAARVDAVPTTDIVCAPQLYLDPAQPLLLVSFGRSGNSPESLAAVDLAEALVADVRHLVVTCNRDGALARAPVAKAVTLLLPPETHDVSFAMTSSFSCMMYATLAALLPAGALDGRIGPIARAVEAVLLQARPLLDTLARGGFERVVYLGSGPLQGLAREATLKLGELTNGAVATCYDSPLGFRHGPKTFVNDRTLVVVFVSNDPYTRRYDHDLLDELRRDGCAARVVEITAQPRPGLDADTLAVPGMHAAADADLLWPYIAAAQLFAFLTSRALGVTPDNPNPSGVVNRVVQGVRLYALDA, encoded by the coding sequence ATGACCCCTCCTGATGCCCTCGGCATTCCCGAATCCGACCTGGACGCCAGCGGCGCGCTGTGGACCGCGCGCGAGATCGCGCAGCAGCCGCGCATGCTCGAACGCACCCACGCGCTGGTGGCCGAACTGCACGCGCAGCTGCAGGCCTTCGCCGCGCCGATCGCCGGCGACCCGCGCGCGCGGGTGATCCTCACCGGCGCCGGCACCTCCGCCTACATCGGCCAGTGCCTGGCGCCGCTGCTGGACCGCGTGCTGGCCGCGCGCGTGGACGCGGTGCCCACCACCGACATCGTCTGCGCGCCTCAGCTGTACCTGGATCCGGCGCAGCCGCTGCTGCTGGTGTCCTTCGGCCGCTCCGGCAACAGCCCCGAGAGCCTGGCCGCGGTGGACCTGGCCGAAGCGCTGGTCGCCGACGTGCGCCACCTGGTGGTGACCTGCAACCGCGACGGCGCCCTGGCGCGCGCGCCGGTGGCCAAGGCCGTGACCCTGTTGCTGCCGCCGGAAACCCACGACGTCAGCTTCGCGATGACCTCCAGCTTCAGCTGCATGATGTACGCCACCCTGGCGGCGCTGCTGCCGGCCGGCGCGCTGGATGGCCGCATCGGCCCGATCGCCCGCGCGGTCGAGGCGGTGCTGCTGCAGGCGCGACCCTTGCTGGACACGCTGGCCCGCGGCGGCTTCGAGCGCGTGGTGTACCTGGGCAGCGGCCCGCTGCAGGGCCTGGCGCGCGAGGCCACGCTCAAGCTCGGCGAACTCACCAACGGCGCCGTGGCCACCTGCTACGACTCGCCGCTGGGCTTCCGCCACGGACCCAAGACCTTCGTCAACGACCGCACGCTGGTGGTGGTGTTCGTGTCCAACGATCCCTACACCCGCCGCTACGATCACGACCTGCTCGACGAACTGCGCCGCGACGGCTGCGCCGCCCGCGTCGTCGAGATCACCGCGCAACCGCGCCCGGGCCTGGACGCAGACACACTCGCGGTTCCCGGCATGCACGCGGCCGCAGACGCGGACCTGCTGTGGCCGTATATCGCCGCCGCGCAGCTCTTCGCGTTCCTGACCTCGCGCGCGCTGGGCGTGACCCCGGACAATCCGAATCCGTCCGGGGTGGTCAACCGCGTCGTGCAGGGCGTGCGTCTGTACGCGCTGGACGCATGA
- a CDS encoding BadF/BadG/BcrA/BcrD ATPase family protein: MSAALYLGVDGGGSKTRFAVIGADGALLAEAQLGTTYHPQVGLDGVRATLADGVGQVLAQLRRTPDDVAQAFFGLPAYGEDSRATAALQGIPAQVLGHGRYACDNDMVCGWAGSLACADGINIIAGTGSMGYGRRGAAAARCGGWGEAFSDEGSAYWIAIQGLNAFSRMSDGRLPRGPLHALLRAHFQLGDHDLDICAHVYGDGVGTRGDLARLSPLVARAAQAGDAVAAAIFARAGQELAAIAVALHAALGFEAGEPVPVSYSGGAFSAGELLMHPFRTALAAAERGFELRAPLHAPHYGAALYARQLAGVPSR, encoded by the coding sequence ATGAGCGCAGCGCTCTACCTCGGCGTCGACGGCGGCGGCAGCAAGACCCGCTTCGCGGTGATCGGCGCGGACGGCGCGTTGCTGGCCGAAGCGCAACTGGGCACCACCTATCATCCGCAGGTGGGCCTGGACGGCGTGCGCGCCACCCTGGCCGACGGCGTCGGCCAGGTGCTGGCGCAACTTCGGCGCACGCCGGACGACGTCGCCCAGGCCTTCTTCGGCCTGCCCGCCTACGGCGAGGACAGCCGCGCCACCGCCGCGCTGCAAGGCATCCCGGCGCAGGTGCTGGGCCACGGCCGCTACGCCTGCGACAACGACATGGTGTGCGGCTGGGCCGGCTCGCTGGCCTGCGCCGACGGCATCAACATCATCGCCGGCACCGGCTCGATGGGCTATGGCCGGCGCGGCGCCGCCGCCGCGCGCTGCGGCGGCTGGGGCGAGGCGTTCTCCGACGAAGGCTCGGCCTACTGGATCGCGATCCAGGGCCTGAACGCGTTCTCGCGCATGAGCGACGGACGCCTGCCGCGCGGCCCGCTGCATGCGCTGCTGCGTGCGCATTTCCAGCTGGGCGACCACGACCTGGACATCTGCGCGCACGTCTACGGCGACGGCGTCGGCACCCGCGGCGACCTGGCCAGGCTGTCGCCGCTGGTCGCGCGCGCGGCGCAGGCGGGCGACGCGGTGGCCGCGGCGATCTTCGCGCGCGCCGGCCAGGAACTGGCGGCGATCGCGGTGGCATTGCACGCCGCGCTCGGGTTCGAGGCCGGCGAGCCGGTGCCGGTGTCGTATTCCGGCGGCGCGTTCAGCGCCGGCGAACTGCTGATGCATCCATTCCGGACGGCACTGGCCGCGGCCGAGCGCGGTTTCGAACTGCGCGCGCCGCTGCACGCGCCGCACTACGGCGCCGCCCTGTATGCGCGGCAACTGGCCGGAGTTCCCTCCCGCTGA
- a CDS encoding NPCBM/NEW2 domain-containing protein, giving the protein MKRLLLAALLCTVTVAASAAQRHDVLHPSGRFSVYGHGAAATPPMGWNPWNAFRTEVDQARILSVVDTIQHSGLQRAGYRYINIDDGWWLQRRADGEIAIRTAMFPIARTADGGSSFRAWTDQLHARGFKAGLYTDAGRNACSQAFDRSSPNLPVGSVAEREIGLQGFEASDLKTMFQDWGFDYLKVDACGLADFAADSVPVRESAHRALRPLIVRGDALRSDRDAVETHYARIGRLLAELNPDDDYVLSICPWGEAGVRDWGGNHGHLWRTSPDIEPTWDSMLHNFDSASRRELYAGPGRWNDPDMLAVGLGAFDAAHLTEARTHFSLWAMLSAPLLLGFDLTRAPDPLLELLRNPEVIAVDQDPAGNQATLAVDDAPVQVLVKPLSARGERAVLLFNRGDAPAVAQVDARQMKLAAGTAFAVRDLWRRRDLPPQRGPLRYSLAPHAAVMLKVKGAPVEADATLLSEITGRIHVAADGLPTYATRLEAASGTPRADVTPYGQPLRIAGNTYAYGIGAHADSRLEVLVRGEFATFSASLGVQESAARDTGTTVFRIYGDARLLYESAPMTARDPPLPVDLPIGNVGVLELVAAAGDVPAGELPPLVVWGHPLLH; this is encoded by the coding sequence ATGAAGCGCCTGCTGCTCGCCGCCCTGCTCTGCACCGTCACTGTTGCCGCATCCGCGGCGCAGCGGCACGACGTCCTGCACCCCAGCGGCCGCTTCAGCGTGTACGGCCATGGCGCGGCCGCCACCCCGCCGATGGGCTGGAATCCCTGGAATGCCTTCCGCACCGAGGTCGACCAGGCGCGGATCCTGTCGGTGGTCGACACCATCCAGCACAGCGGCCTGCAGCGGGCCGGCTACCGCTACATCAACATCGACGACGGCTGGTGGCTGCAGCGCCGCGCCGATGGCGAGATCGCGATCCGCACCGCGATGTTCCCCATCGCCAGGACCGCCGATGGCGGCAGCAGCTTCCGGGCCTGGACCGACCAGTTGCACGCGCGCGGCTTCAAGGCCGGCCTGTACACCGACGCCGGGCGCAACGCCTGCTCGCAGGCGTTCGACCGCAGCAGCCCCAACCTGCCGGTGGGCAGCGTGGCCGAGCGCGAGATCGGCTTGCAGGGCTTCGAAGCCTCGGACCTGAAGACCATGTTCCAGGACTGGGGCTTCGACTACCTGAAGGTGGACGCCTGCGGCCTGGCCGATTTCGCCGCCGACAGCGTGCCGGTGCGCGAATCGGCCCACCGCGCGTTGCGCCCGCTGATCGTGCGCGGCGACGCGCTGCGCAGCGACCGCGATGCGGTGGAGACCCACTACGCACGCATCGGCCGGCTGCTGGCCGAGCTCAATCCCGACGACGACTACGTGCTGTCGATCTGCCCATGGGGCGAGGCCGGCGTGCGCGACTGGGGCGGCAACCATGGCCACCTGTGGCGCACCAGCCCGGACATCGAGCCGACCTGGGACAGCATGCTGCACAACTTCGATTCGGCGTCGCGGCGCGAGCTGTACGCCGGCCCGGGCCGCTGGAACGATCCGGACATGCTCGCGGTCGGCCTGGGCGCGTTCGATGCCGCGCACCTGACCGAAGCGCGCACCCATTTCTCGCTGTGGGCGATGCTGTCCGCACCGCTGCTGCTGGGCTTCGACCTGACCCGCGCGCCGGATCCGCTGCTCGAACTGCTGCGCAATCCCGAGGTGATCGCGGTCGACCAGGATCCGGCCGGCAACCAGGCCACATTGGCCGTCGACGACGCGCCGGTGCAGGTGCTGGTCAAGCCGCTGTCGGCGCGCGGCGAACGTGCGGTGCTGCTGTTCAACCGCGGCGACGCCCCGGCCGTGGCGCAGGTCGATGCGCGGCAGATGAAGCTGGCCGCCGGCACCGCGTTCGCGGTTCGCGACCTGTGGCGCCGCCGCGACCTGCCGCCGCAGCGGGGACCGCTGCGCTATTCCCTGGCGCCGCATGCTGCGGTGATGCTCAAGGTCAAAGGCGCGCCGGTCGAAGCGGACGCGACGCTGCTGAGCGAAATCACCGGGCGCATCCACGTCGCCGCCGATGGCCTGCCGACCTACGCCACCAGGCTGGAGGCCGCCTCCGGCACGCCGCGCGCCGACGTCACCCCGTATGGCCAGCCGCTGAGGATCGCCGGCAACACCTACGCGTACGGTATCGGCGCGCACGCCGACTCCCGCCTCGAGGTCCTCGTGCGCGGCGAATTCGCGACGTTCAGCGCATCGCTCGGAGTGCAGGAAAGCGCCGCGCGCGACACCGGCACGACCGTGTTCCGCATCTACGGCGACGCCAGGCTCCTGTACGAGAGCGCGCCGATGACCGCCCGCGATCCGCCGCTGCCGGTGGATCTTCCCATCGGCAACGTCGGCGTCCTCGAACTGGTGGCCGCCGCAGGCGATGTCCCCGCCGGCGAACTGCCGCCGCTGGTGGTCTGGGGACACCCGTTGCTGCACTGA
- a CDS encoding DUF3228 family protein, which translates to MSIVLTPFARTRLFPRDRRRNAIQDCTPEQFERHLNDSAPLQVLDGYAPFCKLHVHRNWTSTRCLTAPITEANRHLLRSGYEARSKEELPVLVRWFEGVEPPVAEYLLPILYSRAQLAQEGAPIEAEWGVVGCLYTAEPQEIPMAPITMLRNALGVEEGGSGVALDREAYRRSVAFWERNANWRP; encoded by the coding sequence ATGTCCATCGTCCTCACGCCCTTCGCCCGCACCCGCCTGTTCCCGCGCGACCGCCGCCGCAACGCGATCCAGGATTGCACGCCCGAGCAGTTCGAGCGCCACCTCAACGACAGCGCGCCGCTGCAGGTGCTGGACGGCTACGCGCCGTTCTGCAAGCTGCACGTGCACCGCAACTGGACCTCGACCCGCTGCCTGACCGCGCCGATCACCGAGGCCAACCGGCACTTGCTGCGCTCCGGCTACGAGGCGCGCAGCAAGGAGGAACTGCCGGTGCTGGTGCGCTGGTTCGAAGGCGTCGAGCCGCCGGTCGCCGAGTATCTGCTGCCGATCCTCTACAGCCGCGCGCAACTGGCGCAGGAAGGCGCGCCGATCGAGGCGGAGTGGGGCGTGGTCGGCTGCCTCTACACCGCCGAGCCGCAGGAGATCCCGATGGCGCCGATCACGATGTTGCGCAATGCGCTGGGCGTGGAGGAGGGCGGCTCGGGCGTGGCGCTGGATCGCGAGGCCTACCGGCGCAGCGTGGCGTTCTGGGAGCGCAACGCGAACTGGCGGCCGTAA
- a CDS encoding M14 family metallocarboxypeptidase, giving the protein MTFEAFYPIGTPGTPWGAAEKTAWLSLQRRQRSYQADVVATVERLRGIWDVVEYGMLAYAEERYPLLALRSRAWDEALPCMLVTGGVHGYETSGVHGALQFAVRHAADYAGRANLLVAPCVSPWAYERIHRWNADAIDPNRSFREDSPAQESAALLRLVAPLRARIAMHIDLHETTDSDESEFRPALAARDGVAYVPGGIPDGFYLVGDSENPQPAFQQAVIAAVAQVTHIAPADADGNIIGSPVVAHGVINYPVKRLGLCAGITDARYVTTTEVYPDSPTATPGQCNAAQVAAIRAAIDYALAHPAQSCRD; this is encoded by the coding sequence ATGACATTCGAAGCCTTCTATCCGATCGGTACGCCCGGCACGCCCTGGGGGGCGGCGGAAAAGACGGCGTGGCTGTCGCTGCAGCGCCGGCAGCGCAGCTACCAGGCGGACGTCGTGGCGACGGTCGAACGCCTGCGCGGGATTTGGGATGTCGTCGAATACGGCATGCTGGCGTACGCCGAAGAGCGCTATCCGCTGCTGGCGCTGCGCAGCCGCGCATGGGACGAGGCGCTGCCGTGCATGCTGGTGACCGGCGGCGTGCACGGCTACGAGACCAGCGGCGTGCACGGCGCGCTGCAGTTCGCCGTGCGCCATGCGGCCGACTACGCCGGGCGCGCCAACCTGCTGGTGGCGCCGTGTGTGAGTCCCTGGGCCTACGAGCGCATCCATCGCTGGAACGCGGACGCGATCGATCCCAACCGCTCGTTCCGCGAGGACAGCCCGGCGCAGGAATCGGCCGCGCTGCTGCGGCTGGTCGCGCCGCTGCGCGCGCGCATCGCGATGCATATCGACCTGCACGAGACCACCGACAGCGACGAATCCGAGTTCCGCCCGGCGCTGGCGGCGCGCGACGGCGTCGCCTACGTACCCGGCGGCATTCCCGATGGCTTCTATCTGGTCGGCGACAGCGAGAATCCGCAGCCGGCGTTCCAGCAGGCGGTGATCGCGGCGGTCGCGCAGGTCACGCACATCGCGCCGGCCGATGCCGATGGCAACATCATCGGCTCGCCGGTGGTGGCGCATGGCGTGATCAACTACCCGGTGAAACGGCTCGGTCTGTGCGCAGGCATCACCGACGCGCGCTATGTCACCACCACCGAGGTCTACCCCGACAGTCCGACGGCGACGCCGGGGCAATGCAATGCCGCGCAGGTGGCGGCGATCCGCGCGGCGATCGACTATGCGTTGGCGCACCCAGCGCAGTCGTGTCGCGACTGA
- a CDS encoding alpha-amylase family protein, with the protein MRALPTAATVPLHRHRWRMVLAGLLLALATASAQADVILHAFNWPYATVEARAAQIAAAGYHKVMVAPAYRSQGSEWWARYQPQDMRVIDNPLGDTEDFASMVQALADVGVETYADVVLNHMANEAATRPDLNYPGSAVLAQYAADPSRYAALRLFGDLSVNVLGGGDFGPAQCITDYADAYQVRTYRICGGGSDPGLPDLLGNAWVVQQERNYLQALKALGVTGFRIDAAKHMPFDHLNAVLDAGIRSGVHVFGEVITTGGAGTADYDQFLAPYLQATPHAAYDFPLFNAIRTAFAFGGSMDGLVDPGAYGQALPAGRAVTFAVTHDIPNNAGFRYAILDPVDETLAYAYLLGRDGGVPMVYSDNNESGDNRWVNAYQRDDLKRMIGFHNAAQGSDMQVLSHDACHLLFRRGDLGIVGINKCGTAVTATVAMSGSVLRWNVDYSDALGSGSVVRISSSSYTFSLPPRQARMWKR; encoded by the coding sequence ATGCGCGCACTGCCCACCGCTGCAACCGTCCCATTGCATCGCCACCGCTGGCGCATGGTCCTCGCCGGCCTGTTGCTGGCCCTGGCCACGGCCAGCGCCCAGGCCGACGTCATCCTGCACGCCTTCAACTGGCCCTACGCCACCGTGGAAGCGCGGGCGGCGCAGATCGCCGCGGCCGGCTACCACAAGGTGATGGTGGCGCCGGCCTATCGCTCGCAGGGCAGCGAATGGTGGGCGCGCTACCAACCGCAGGACATGCGCGTGATCGACAACCCGCTCGGCGACACCGAGGACTTCGCCAGCATGGTGCAGGCGCTGGCCGACGTCGGCGTGGAGACCTACGCCGACGTGGTGCTCAACCACATGGCCAACGAGGCGGCGACGCGCCCGGACCTGAACTACCCGGGCAGCGCGGTGTTGGCGCAATACGCCGCCGACCCGTCGCGCTACGCCGCGCTGCGGCTGTTCGGCGACCTGTCGGTGAACGTGCTCGGCGGCGGCGATTTCGGCCCGGCGCAATGCATCACCGACTACGCCGACGCCTACCAGGTCCGTACCTACCGCATCTGCGGCGGCGGCAGCGATCCGGGCCTGCCCGACCTGCTCGGCAACGCCTGGGTGGTGCAGCAGGAGCGCAACTATCTGCAGGCGCTGAAGGCGCTGGGCGTCACCGGTTTCCGCATCGACGCGGCCAAGCACATGCCCTTCGACCACCTCAACGCGGTACTCGACGCCGGCATCCGTTCCGGGGTGCACGTGTTCGGCGAGGTCATCACCACCGGCGGCGCCGGCACCGCCGACTACGACCAGTTCCTCGCGCCCTACCTGCAGGCCACGCCGCACGCCGCCTACGATTTCCCGCTGTTCAATGCGATCCGCACCGCCTTCGCGTTCGGCGGCAGCATGGACGGCCTGGTCGATCCCGGCGCCTACGGCCAGGCATTGCCCGCCGGCCGCGCGGTGACCTTCGCGGTCACCCACGACATCCCGAACAACGCCGGCTTCCGCTACGCCATCCTCGACCCGGTCGACGAGACCCTGGCTTACGCGTATCTGCTCGGCCGCGACGGCGGCGTGCCGATGGTGTACTCGGACAACAACGAGAGCGGCGACAACCGCTGGGTGAACGCCTACCAGCGCGACGACCTCAAGCGCATGATCGGCTTCCACAACGCCGCGCAGGGCAGCGACATGCAGGTGCTGTCGCACGACGCCTGCCATCTGCTGTTCCGCCGCGGCGACCTGGGCATCGTCGGCATCAACAAGTGCGGCACCGCGGTCACCGCCACGGTGGCGATGAGCGGCAGCGTGCTGCGCTGGAACGTGGACTACAGCGACGCGCTCGGCTCGGGCAGCGTGGTGCGCATCTCCAGCAGCAGCTACACCTTCAGCCTGCCGCCGCGGCAGGCGCGGATGTGGAAGCGCTGA
- the metF gene encoding methylenetetrahydrofolate reductase [NAD(P)H]: MTAISFEFYPPKTDEQRAQLDRTAARLKAYAPEYVSCTFGAGGSTLSYTSETVRHLKQHHGFEAAPHLSCVGGSREEIRELLKLYRAIGCRRLVALRGDLPSGMGHPGDLRYAADLIAFIRAEHGDAFHLEVGAYPETHPQASDALSDLRHFKAKVDAGADAAITQYFYNADAYFHFVDAVRKLGVQIPIVPGIMPIANFSQLRRFSEQCGAEIPRWIGKRMQAYGDDADAIREFGADLVAALCERLIAGGAPSLHFYTLNLAKPTVGVLSRLK, encoded by the coding sequence ATGACCGCCATCAGTTTCGAGTTCTACCCGCCCAAGACCGACGAACAGCGCGCGCAGCTGGACCGTACCGCCGCGCGCCTGAAGGCCTACGCGCCGGAATACGTGTCGTGCACCTTCGGCGCCGGCGGCTCGACGCTGAGCTATACCTCCGAGACCGTGCGCCACCTGAAGCAGCACCATGGCTTCGAGGCGGCGCCGCACCTGTCGTGCGTCGGCGGCAGCCGCGAAGAGATCCGCGAACTGCTCAAGCTGTACCGCGCGATCGGCTGCCGGCGCCTGGTCGCACTGCGCGGCGACCTGCCCTCGGGCATGGGCCATCCCGGCGACCTGCGCTACGCCGCCGACCTGATCGCCTTCATCCGCGCCGAGCACGGCGACGCGTTCCACCTGGAGGTCGGCGCCTATCCGGAGACGCATCCGCAGGCCAGCGACGCGCTGAGCGACCTGCGCCACTTCAAGGCCAAGGTCGACGCCGGCGCCGATGCCGCGATCACCCAGTACTTCTACAACGCCGACGCGTACTTCCATTTCGTCGATGCGGTGCGCAAGCTCGGCGTGCAGATCCCGATCGTGCCGGGGATCATGCCCATCGCCAATTTCAGCCAGCTGCGGCGGTTCTCCGAACAATGCGGCGCGGAGATCCCGCGCTGGATCGGCAAGCGCATGCAGGCCTACGGCGACGACGCCGACGCGATCCGCGAGTTCGGCGCCGATCTTGTCGCCGCATTGTGCGAACGCCTGATCGCCGGCGGCGCACCGTCGCTGCACTTCTACACGCTGAACCTGGCCAAGCCCACCGTCGGCGTGCTGTCGCGCCTGAAGTGA
- a CDS encoding DUF4124 domain-containing protein — protein sequence MRTRPSLLLLLCLCAAPAAAQQVNRCTGADGATVFSDRRCEDLGAIDRLPPRVAPSAANEGASGLYRPQCVRRLSELAQQIRTAVDARDVNRLSTLYWWNGVSDAAARRILDRLDAITQRPLVAIVPVLPQAPAQMESLPAMPPAADAAPGAEPHPVAADASAATPTPASTVPGDTATRPRPRATALRLEQTLGGSATPTSTVLGLRRQYNCFWISF from the coding sequence ATGCGCACACGCCCATCGCTCCTCCTGTTGCTATGCCTGTGCGCCGCGCCTGCCGCCGCGCAGCAGGTCAATCGCTGCACCGGCGCCGACGGCGCCACCGTGTTCAGCGATCGCCGCTGCGAGGACCTGGGCGCGATCGACCGGCTGCCGCCGCGCGTCGCGCCCAGCGCCGCCAACGAAGGCGCCAGCGGCCTGTACCGGCCGCAGTGCGTGCGCCGGCTCAGCGAACTGGCGCAGCAGATCCGCACCGCGGTGGACGCGCGCGACGTCAATCGCCTGTCCACGCTGTACTGGTGGAACGGCGTCTCCGACGCGGCGGCGCGGCGCATCCTCGACCGTCTCGATGCGATCACCCAGCGGCCGCTGGTCGCGATCGTGCCGGTGCTGCCGCAAGCACCGGCGCAGATGGAATCGCTGCCCGCCATGCCGCCGGCGGCGGACGCCGCGCCCGGCGCCGAACCGCACCCTGTCGCCGCCGACGCATCGGCAGCCACGCCAACGCCGGCCAGCACGGTACCCGGCGATACGGCGACACGGCCGCGCCCGCGCGCGACCGCGTTGCGCCTAGAGCAGACCCTCGGCGGCAGCGCGACGCCGACCTCGACGGTGCTGGGCCTGCGCCGGCAGTACAACTGCTTCTGGATCAGTTTCTAG